TCGATATAGATGCAAGTACTCAACCAATCTTTTGGAACATTTCCAATTAAGGAGTGAATGGTCGATTCTTCCATATCATAAATTAACATTTGAATGACAAGAACAACGGCGATGATTTTTGCTGTTTTAACTTGGAGATTATGCGATGTTttatttgtgtttgttaTATCTACATGAATCCAAGAGCCTGCGCTGAATAGCATCAAGTTATAGATGGTCCAAACACTAACTATTGTGGATAAGGCCAAATCAAGAACATTAGTAAAGAAGATAATCAATGAGTCAGTTGTATAGTCGTATTTGTTTAGCAGAATGTAATGGACCGAGGTGGATAGATAGAGTATACCATAAGcccaaaagaaaagaatgaatTTATACTGTAGAGTGAATTTCTGGAAtttcaagttgttgattGTAATGGAGGTATTCTCATTAAGGTTAATTTTTCTGTAGGTTAGAAAAGATAGGACGATTGCAACGCCAATGTAAGCAAAGGTGAAAACAACTGTTGAGAAGAGTCTCTTGAAATCGCTCACTAGCAAGTTGCCATAACTTTGGACCCACTCCACCTCCACAGCGATGTCTTCGACGGTGTCTGGAATGTTTGAAGTTAGGAACATGGCACAGTAGATGCCCGAGCGGTCCAACGTATAAATATGGTCGGTTTCCTTTTTGGTATTCAGCATGAACGATTCAATTGGGAATTTATAACCGCCACTGTCGATCAATTCCACAAGGGACAACTTCTTAGAATTGGACTCGTCGGACTCATGCTCGCAGTACTTGTCGTTAAGGGCAAACTCGTCGCAGACCTTGTAGTAGGGATTAAAGCCAATAGAGATTTTGTTCATGTCTGGTCCGCCCATGATCAAGGTGTAGACATCGACATCAGCAAAGAGGTTGTCGGACCTCACGAGGTTGACCTTGATGTATGGATCTCTCATACGGAACCAGCGGGCAATGCCCGACTCTGCGTTGGAGACATATGCACATGTCTGCAAGACcttgttgttgctgatgGTGTAAAAGTCTGTGAGAGCAAGGGATGGTAGAATCCAAGTGAGAAGGAGCAACCAAGCAAGCATTGTTTAGCCAATGAAGTATGTACCGGACACGACAGTTGACACGGTGCGATCTATAATGTATTTGAATGCCAAGAGCAACAGAACGGGTAGGAGGGAGTGTGTTGAAGGTGGTGGAGCTCGTCCAAGGAGAGGAATGAGAAAAAACCAGAAAACACACCAAACCACCCAGAGATGATGAACAAGTTTGGGAAGTTCATCATTCGAGACTGCGCTTACTAACAAATCGTGTGTCGCATTTCCACGTGTCACGTTTGCACCCAGACATGGAGACACAGAGTGTGTATAGGGGTGTTTAAAGGTGTATAGGGGTATTTAAAGGTGTTCAAGGGTGTTTTAAGGTGTGCATGTTTTTCTGTCATTCACCAATAGGAACACCCAAATGGCCAACCATGGGTGTCCAGAGTCTCTATATGGTAAGGAATGTATGAATTGAAGTAAAGAGTACAGGAGATGCAATTATATCGATACATAACGTAGGAGAGAAACAAGGGGGGGAGGCCatggaggaggaggagcCATGGAGGAGAAGCACACAAATTACACCAGTGAGACGGCGATAGAGAAGCAAGTACCACTACTTTCTCAATAGGAAGTAACCCAATATAGCAACGACTAAAGCAAGAGCCAAAAACAAGTTAGAATTTGCATCTGTTGAATTACCACCTGCTGAAGCagatttggttttctttggGACACCGCCAATGAGGTCGCCAATGTATAAGGCCTTCAAGTTCTGGTGGGCGTCCTCGGAGTGTccaatatcatcaaaggCATCGGTGGCGTCTTGACCAGCACAGTCAAGAATCACCTCCTCACCACCTGGGTGTTCGTCCAAATATTGGGTGACATCATAGACTTTCTCGTTGTAAATGATCCAGAGGTCGTCTCTGGTGTTGTGTTGAGAAACTTGTTCTGCAGTGTATGTTTTCGTAGACATGGTAAGACGGCGGTTCGGTAGAGAAGAAGGTGGTGCTAGTATGTGTGTATATCTATGTGTGCACGATGTTTGCAAGGGTACCTCCTTTGTAGAAATGGTCGATTGTGGCCTTTAGAGAGAATCAGTTGAATTTtcctcccccccccccctaGAGAAGCACCATAATTTATAGAAATTCGATACACATTGCAAACTTAAAGCGATGCTTACCATTTACGATACCAAATGGGGGGGTGGTGGCAGATAATATTAAACGCCAAACGAGAATCTCTATAAAGCGAGGGTCAGTTTTTCCTAATGCGGCAATCCGACGCGACGCGAGACAAGGCGCGTTTAGGGAAAAATCCAGCCgagaatgaaaatgggaaaattTTCCAGtaaatttttcagtaaatttttcagtaaatttttcaacgaATTTTAAAGGAATTTTTAAaggaattttttttttcttatttatttttgattttcttatttatttttgattttctttgatttttgattttctttgatttttgattttctttgatttttgattttctttgatttttgatttttcagattttcaaaattttttttatcagttaaaaaaaaaacatgaaaagTATTTCACCTCTTACATTTTCTACACTAAGATTCCacaagatttgaagaaggaacAACCAAACAACACAGCCATGGCACGTGTCACCAGATCATCAACCCAGTCCACCAAGGCAAGTAAGTCCAGTAACCCTGTTCGCAAGACACCAAAGTCTACAGAACCTGGAGAGAAAACTAGCGTAAAGGTgcaacaagaacaaaaacagaaacaaaagtcTGAAACTGAAGGTGCAGCTCCAGTTGACGAGGAGGAGTTTCAATTGCCATCCGATGACTCCGGTGGCGAGGAGACCGACAGCGAGCTGGTCATCCACGAGGGGGCTGACGACCAGGATGTGCAAGATTCTTCTGAGAATGTAACCAGGACGAGTCAGTCTGGTCATACCGTCATCAAGCCGGGCAAGACGAGCACCGTTGAGAGCAGTGCTCGTAAGGGTGCTCGTAGGGGGGTCATTTACATTGGCAGATTACCACATGGATTCGAGGAGAAGGAGTTGAGACGCTATTTCCAGCAGTTTGGAGAGATTCTGAGGTTGAGGTTGtcaagaaacaagaaaactGGGAATTCCAAGCACTATGCATTTCTGGAATTCAAGGAGTATGATGTCGCCAAGATCGCTGCCGAGACAATGAACAATTACTTATTGATGGGACATTTGCTAAAGTGTTCTCTCTTGGAGGAGGACAAGATCCACGAGAAGCTCTTTGTGGGCGCAAACCTTAAGTTCAAGAAGATCCCCTTCGCCAAGATCAACCAGCTCAAGTTTGACAGAAAGAAGGACTTGAAGGAATGGGAGAGACTGCAAAATAAACACGAGAAAAACATCAGCTCAAAGAAGCATGTCTTGGCTCGTGCCGGCATCGACTACAATATCGACGATTTGTAATggtatgtatatatattccACTCTCTCCCCCCGCAGCACCAGCCCTCTTCCCCCCTCACTCCCTATCTTCATCCACCCTAGGTGAAGACCAACGTGGGCTCCGACaaggttttgaagttgCACAAAGTTGTCATTGTGCTGATAGACAAAGAACTGGGAAAGTTGTCTCTTTCTCAGGGGTGCGCAGTTTAAATGTATATgaaaaattgcaaaatGCGTTCCCTATTGTGGTGTATTTCCACACCTATTTCTGCATTTATAATTAAGTCCATTTTAAAAAGTTCTATGTATTTACACAGATTTGATGGGGATAGCTACGTTGCACGATCTGTTTATTCCCACCGTCCAACCAAGACAGACATCTCCACTATATGACAAGAGACAATGTTCCACAGCAAACTACACGAGAGATTAGCTGCATATGAGTTTGTGCTGTGTTCGTCCTCCCCTCGGAGGTACGAGCTCTTGCAACAGGTTGGCATTACACCAAGGGTGGAGAAGTCTGCCTTTAAGGAGGACCTCGACAAGTCGCTCTATGAGGGTGATCCGTACCGGTATGTTAGCGACACGTCGTTTGAGAAGTGTCAAGAGGTGTATTCCCGACTCAGGAGGCGCAATTGTGACACGAGCAACAGGGAAGCCAACAACGATGGGCATTGTAAGCCCCTGCTTCTTTTGAGTGCTGACACGGTGATCACAGCGAAGGGGGAGATCTTTGAGAAGCCAGGGAGCTATGCGAGCAATGTCGCCATGTTGAAGACGCTCCGAGACCACGAGGAGCAAGGAACAAAGATTGAGGTTGTTAGTGGATGCACTATTTTGAAGGAAGACCCCAGTACTTCAACGGGTAATGTCCAAGTACGTCGCTTTCTGAGCACCACGGAGATCCATCTTGTAAAGGGTCTCACCGACGAAACGATCGAGGAGTACTGCACGAGCGGCGAAGGACAAAGTGTTGCCGGTGGCTTCAAGATCCAAGGTGCTGGATGTCTTTTATTTGACTCCATCAGCGGTGACTACTACAATTGTGTTGGACTCCCCTTGAGCCTCGTGTATCGGGAGCTTGGAGCCCTCGTATAGCGGGAATGGGGGAAGTTCCGTAGTATTTTCAGTACTATATTCAGTTGTAAAGGAGATATATACAGAGCCATATAGTGTGTATAGAGGGTGCTATATAGAGAAGCCATTAGGCAGAGGGCAATGGCGACAAGAGGGACACCAAGTTTGGTTTCTGCTGGGTGGAAGCCCATCCAAGGTACACTACAAGTGGCAACCAGCCGTAGTGGGTGATGGTTTGAGCAGTAGCAAGCGCCTTGGTAAGTCTTTCCTTGGACTCTTCAGATAAGTTGAAACCAGCCAttcttgtgtttttttttgtttctgttgataGGTTCTGATGTTGGGAGAATCAAAGCCAGTGTATCTGAGAAAGCAGAATGTGTTCACTGTAAAGTGCTTCAAGGTGAGCGAGGAGGGGTTGTGCCCATTCTCAACatggtttttcttcagcaCTGAGTTTAGATAAATACAGAGAAATGTAAAATTAATTGCTCCGGTCACGTGATTCGCACGTGACACTGCACGCGCCTAGATACGATCACGTGATACAGACTGCGCCACATGCGCCACACGAGCACGTGCACATTGAGAAATAAATTTTTTATGTATTTTCTTGCCCCTCCCTTCGGTTCTGTATTGGCCACTCTCCCCTTTCTCTCCCCCCTTCTCTCCCCCACGTCCCTCGCCAATTTTCGGCCCACTGTTTTCCCCGATGTGGGTAAACCCGCCCCCAAAGTTCTCGAAACGAAGAGAACGGCAAAGAcctcccccccccccctctcCTCATTTGGCAGTGTCCCACTTTAATTGGGAAACAACAATACAGTGGAAAAACAGAGAAGGCGTAATCACCGACTCATTGTGTGAGAATTCTCTATATTTTGTGTATTCTCTATATAGTTGTAtatatttgtataaatatatatatatgtatatgtgtgtgtgtgtttgtAATAGTTTGTTTGTACTATATACAGCCTTCTCTGCGTTTACACCATTAGCAccttctttgtctttgtgTATTCTGTTGTAAAGACATTGCATACTGCACATCCTCTCTATCACACTCTGGCAACTGTGCGTTTCCTAGTTCCACCGTTTACGTCTACACATACAAGCGTCCATTGGATCTCATTGACAAGACATACACAAAACCCTCTCCCAATCTATATCGTATAGACAATGTCTGCATTTCTCTCCAGATCAGCAACCACGGTTCTTAGACCAGTTCTCCGTTTAAGGGGCGCATCAGCAGCCCTTAACAGAAcctctctctctctctcaAACTACAGATTCTATGCTGCAACAAGCTTCCCGGAACATACCGTCATCAACATGCCGGCCCTCTCGCCAACCATGACCGAGGGCAGCTTGGTGAAGTGGCACAAGCAAGTGGGTGACAAGTTGGAACCAGGAGAGTCCATTGCCGAAGTGGAAACCGACAAGGCATCCATGGACTTTGAATTCCAAGAAGATGGCTATTTGGCCAAGATTCTCGTTCCTGATGGCACAGAGAACATCCCTGTCAACAAACCAATTGCCGTTTATGTTGAAAATAAGGACGATGTTGCTGCATTTGAGAACTTCACTCCAGCTGATGCAGGCGACTCCGGTGAGGCACAACCTGCTCCAGCTGGAGAGTCCAAACCTACAGAAAAGCCTCAACAGGCTGACCAGACTGTAAAGGAAGGTGCTTCTTCCTCGTCTGCTGCTGCTTCCACATCTACCTCCACGGCAGCTCCAACAGACAGAATCTTTGCCTCTCCCTTGGCAAAGACCATTGCGCTTGAAAAGGGTATCCCATTGAAGGAAATCAAAGGTACCGGTCCACACGGTAGAATCACCGCTAAGGACGTCGACTCTTACAAGCCTCCTGCAAGAGAAGCATCTTCTGctactacttctactactGCTACTGCCACCGGTGCATCTGCTTCAGCTCCAGCGTTCACCGATATCCCATTGACCAACATGAGGAAGGTcatttcaaagagattgTCCTCCTCCAAGCAAACTGCACCAGACTACATTGTCTCCTCCACCATCTCAGTCtccaaattgttgaagttgagaaaatcatTAAACTCAAATGCAAATGGTGAATACAAGTTGACCATCAATGACCTGTTGGTCAAGGCAATCTCTAAGGCAGCCCTTCGTGTGCCAGAGGCTAACTCTTCCTACCTCGAGGAAGAAGGCGTCATTAGACAGTTCAACCAAGTCGATATGTCAATTGCAGTATCCACTCCAACTGGCTTGATCACCCCAATTGTCAAGAATTCCGATTCCAAGGGCTTGAAGTCCATTTCTAACgaaatcaaggaattgGGTAAGAAggcaaaggaaaacaagttgaagcCAGAGGAGTTCCAAGGTGGTACCATTACAATCTCCAACTTGGGTATGAACAACGCCGTCTCTATGTTCACCTCCATTTTGAATCCTCCTCAATCGGTCATTTTGGCTGTTGGAACTATCGAAAAGAGAGCCGTTCCTGATAAGGCCAACGAGTTGGGCTTTGTGTTTGATGACGTCATGACAATCACCGGTACTTTTGACCACAGAACCATTGATGGCGCTAAGGGTGGTGACTTTATGagagaattgaagaagattgttgaaaatcCTCTAGAAATGCTATTATGATTAGACCTATATAATCCGTCCTTTCCTTCTACTTCtactttttcttctactttttattcttcttcttttataaTTGATTCCATTTATATGAAAATTTAACAAGCATCTATTTATTTCACTGTTCAAAGCCTTTCTATCCTGAAATCAAGGTATGCATTCCCCACCcttttaataataaaaacaacagcagATGCCATATTGAC
The Pichia kudriavzevii chromosome 2, complete sequence DNA segment above includes these coding regions:
- a CDS encoding uncharacterized protein (PKUD0B12570; similar to Saccharomyces cerevisiae YNL070W (TOM7); ancestral locus Anc_2.226), producing the protein MAGFNLSEESKERLTKALATAQTITHYGWLPLVVYLGWASTQQKPNLVSLLSPLPSA
- a CDS encoding uncharacterized protein (PKUD0B12550; similar to Saccharomyces cerevisiae YNL110C (NOP15); ancestral locus Anc_2.167), giving the protein MARVTRSSTQSTKASKSSNPVRKTPKSTEPGEKTSVKVQQEQKQKQKSETEGAAPVDEEEFQLPSDDSGGEETDSELVIHEGADDQDVQDSSENVTRTSQSGHTVIKPGKTSTVESSARKGARRGVIYIGRLPHGFEEKELRRYFQQFGEILRLRLSRNKKTGNSKHYAFLEFKEYDVAKIAAETMNNYLLMGHLLKCSLLEEDKIHEKLFVGANLKFKKIPFAKINQLKFDRKKDLKEWERLQNKHEKNISSKKHVLARAGIDYNIDDL
- a CDS encoding uncharacterized protein (PKUD0B12540; similar to Saccharomyces cerevisiae YNL111C (CYB5); ancestral locus Anc_2.166), producing the protein MSTKTYTAEQVSQHNTRDDLWIIYNEKVYDVTQYLDEHPGGEEVILDCAGQDATDAFDDIGHSEDAHQNLKALYIGDLIGGVPKKTKSASAGGNSTDANSNLFLALALVVAILGYFLLRK
- a CDS encoding uncharacterized protein (PKUD0B12560; similar to Saccharomyces cerevisiae YOR111W; ancestral locus Anc_2.168); translated protein: MFHSKLHERLAAYEFVLCSSSPRRYELLQQVGITPRVEKSAFKEDLDKSLYEGDPYRYVSDTSFEKCQEVYSRLRRRNCDTSNREANNDGHCKPLLLLSADTVITAKGEIFEKPGSYASNVAMLKTLRDHEEQGTKIEVVSGCTILKEDPSTSTGNVQVRRFLSTTEIHLVKGLTDETIEEYCTSGEGQSVAGGFKIQGAGCLLFDSISGDYYNCVGLPLSLVYRELGALV
- a CDS encoding uncharacterized protein (PKUD0B12580; similar to Saccharomyces cerevisiae YNL071W (LAT1); ancestral locus Anc_2.225) is translated as MSAFLSRSATTVLRPVLRLRGASAALNRTSLSLSNYRFYAATSFPEHTVINMPALSPTMTEGSLVKWHKQVGDKLEPGESIAEVETDKASMDFEFQEDGYLAKILVPDGTENIPVNKPIAVYVENKDDVAAFENFTPADAGDSGEAQPAPAGESKPTEKPQQADQTVKEGASSSSAAASTSTSTAAPTDRIFASPLAKTIALEKGIPLKEIKGTGPHGRITAKDVDSYKPPAREASSATTSTTATATGASASAPAFTDIPLTNMRKVISKRLSSSKQTAPDYIVSSTISVSKLLKLRKSLNSNANGEYKLTINDLLVKAISKAALRVPEANSSYLEEEGVIRQFNQVDMSIAVSTPTGLITPIVKNSDSKGLKSISNEIKELGKKAKENKLKPEEFQGGTITISNLGMNNAVSMFTSILNPPQSVILAVGTIEKRAVPDKANELGFVFDDVMTITGTFDHRTIDGAKGGDFMRELKKIVENPLEMLL
- a CDS encoding uncharacterized protein (PKUD0B12530) gives rise to the protein MLAWLLLLTWILPSLALTDFYTISNNKVLQTCAYVSNAESGIARWFRMRDPYIKVNLVRSDNLFADVDVYTLIMGGPDMNKISIGFNPYYKVCDEFALNDKYCEHESDESNSKKLSLVELIDSGGYKFPIESFMLNTKKETDHIYTLDRSGIYCAMFLTSNIPDTVEDIAVEVEWVQSYGNLLVSDFKRLFSTVVFTFAYIGVAIVLSFLTYRKINLNENTSITINNLKFQKFTLQYKFILFFWAYGILYLSTSVHYILLNKYDYTTDSLIIFFTNVLDLALSTIVSVWTIYNLMLFSAGSWIHVDITNTNKTSHNLQVKTAKIIAVVLVIQMLIYDMEESTIHSLIGNVPKDWLSTCIYIEYFLIYILTLTWAVITWTKIQEKKLKTIYLITTALLGILFAIIILGVRLFNHTAQTASIAYTVEFIFTVVVAFLWHNVIFENNTLVLK